A stretch of Microbacterium sp. 4R-513 DNA encodes these proteins:
- a CDS encoding sulfurtransferase — MPVSPLISVEELHRRLEAGDGIRLLDVRYGLDAPDGRAPHSAGHLPGAVYVDMDTELATHGEPSEGRHPLPSRETLQEAARRWGLSEGDSVVVYDDYRSVAAARAWWLLRRAGVEDVRVLDGGLSAWTTSGLPLETGEVSPPRGSIVLRDPAGGVTIDDAAAWPERGLLLDARAPERYRGEVEPYDPIPGHIPGARNLPADALLDGDAFAPPAAIREAFAGVGATGADPVAAYCGSGLTAAHTALAGEVAGIEVAVYPGSWSQWSNTPGRPVATGAEPGA; from the coding sequence ATGCCTGTCTCTCCGCTCATCTCGGTCGAAGAACTGCACCGGCGTCTGGAGGCCGGTGACGGCATCCGTCTCCTCGACGTCCGCTACGGCCTCGACGCGCCGGACGGACGTGCCCCGCACTCCGCCGGTCATCTTCCGGGCGCCGTCTACGTCGACATGGACACCGAGCTCGCGACGCACGGCGAGCCGTCGGAGGGGCGGCACCCTCTCCCGTCGCGCGAGACGCTCCAGGAGGCGGCGCGCCGCTGGGGCCTGAGCGAGGGCGATTCCGTCGTCGTCTACGACGACTACCGGTCGGTCGCGGCCGCGCGGGCGTGGTGGCTGCTCCGGCGCGCGGGCGTGGAGGACGTGCGTGTGCTCGACGGTGGTCTCTCGGCCTGGACGACGTCCGGGCTGCCGCTCGAGACGGGGGAGGTGTCGCCCCCGCGCGGGTCGATCGTGCTACGCGATCCCGCAGGCGGCGTGACGATCGACGACGCGGCAGCGTGGCCGGAGCGCGGACTCCTCCTGGACGCGCGGGCGCCGGAGCGCTATCGCGGAGAGGTCGAGCCGTACGACCCGATTCCGGGACACATCCCCGGCGCCCGCAACCTGCCGGCCGACGCCCTCCTCGACGGCGACGCGTTCGCCCCGCCCGCCGCGATCCGCGAGGCCTTCGCAGGCGTCGGGGCGACGGGTGCCGATCCCGTCGCCGCGTACTGCGGCTCGGGGCTCACGGCGGCGCACACCGCCCTGGCCGGCGAAGTCGCGGGGATCGAGGTCGCGGTGTACCCCGGCTCGTGGAGCCAGTGGTCGAACACGCCGGGCCGACCCGTCGCGACGGGAGCTGAGCCGGGCGCCTGA
- a CDS encoding NADP-dependent oxidoreductase: protein MAHAIVYTEFGGPEVLTLTEVPDPVPGEGEIAVRVEAAGVNPIDAKFRSGKRPSGEITEPRRVGGDLAGVVTAVGAGVDGFRAGDAVAVFGVQGGYSTDLVVPADKAHVRPPQVSAAEAAALGIPVGTAYQTLRSLGVGPGDTLLVHGGSGAVGQAAIQFAALWGATVLATSSERRFDRVRELGATPVAYGDGLVERVRGLAPGGVTVIIDAAGTDEALSASLELLADKHRIATLVRGRDAAGLGIRAFSGGSPEPLTAQQLAWRFEAIPVALALLAAGAFSIELGPTFALADAPKAHEAVESGVDGKIVLVP, encoded by the coding sequence ATGGCTCACGCGATCGTCTACACCGAGTTCGGCGGACCCGAGGTCCTGACACTGACGGAGGTCCCCGATCCCGTCCCCGGCGAAGGCGAGATCGCCGTCCGGGTCGAGGCGGCGGGCGTCAACCCGATCGATGCGAAGTTCCGGTCCGGCAAGCGACCGAGCGGCGAGATCACGGAGCCGCGGCGCGTCGGCGGCGACCTCGCGGGCGTCGTGACCGCGGTCGGAGCCGGCGTCGACGGCTTCCGCGCCGGCGATGCGGTCGCGGTCTTCGGGGTGCAGGGCGGCTATTCGACCGACCTCGTCGTGCCCGCCGACAAGGCCCACGTCCGTCCCCCGCAGGTCTCCGCGGCGGAGGCCGCTGCGCTGGGCATCCCCGTCGGGACGGCCTACCAGACGCTGCGCTCGCTCGGCGTCGGCCCGGGCGACACGCTCCTCGTGCACGGAGGATCGGGAGCCGTCGGCCAGGCCGCCATCCAGTTCGCGGCGCTGTGGGGCGCGACCGTCCTCGCGACCTCCTCGGAGCGGCGGTTCGATCGCGTCCGCGAGCTCGGGGCGACGCCCGTCGCGTACGGCGACGGCCTCGTCGAGCGCGTGCGCGGCCTCGCTCCCGGCGGCGTGACAGTCATCATCGACGCCGCCGGCACGGACGAGGCCCTCTCCGCCTCGCTCGAGCTGCTCGCCGACAAGCACCGCATCGCGACCCTCGTGCGGGGACGGGATGCCGCGGGTCTGGGCATCCGCGCCTTCTCGGGCGGCAGCCCCGAGCCGCTCACCGCGCAGCAGCTCGCCTGGCGCTTCGAGGCGATCCCGGTGGCGCTCGCGCTGCTCGCCGCCGGCGCGTTCTCGATCGAGCTCGGCCCGACCTTCGCCCTCGCGGACGCGCCCAAGGCTCACGAGGCCGTGGAGTCCGGCGTGGACGGGAAGATCGTCCTCGTCCCGTAG
- the hrpA gene encoding ATP-dependent RNA helicase HrpA: MPAPQPVIAFPPELPVSAAREEIARAIRDHQVVIVAGATGSGKTTQLPKICLELGRTKIAHTQPRRIAARSIAERIAEELQVPLGTTVGYKVRFTDKVSADTSIALLTDGILLNEIHRDRLLRRYDTIIVDEAHERSLNVDFLLGYLKRILPKRPDLKVIITSATIDPESFAKHFGPSAKPGTEVEPAPIVEVSGRTYPVEIRYRASESESVEGQTDDVDGITAALRELDREPAGDVLVFLPGEAEIRDAMDAVRGMYAKDAAPTEVLPLYGRLSAAEQHRVFERSAVAGVRRRVILATNVAETSLTVPGIRYVVDTGTARISRYSNRSKIQRLPIEAISQASAQQRSGRAGRTAPGVAIRLYSEEDFERRDEFTEPEILRTSLASVILQMLSLGFGDISSFPFLTPPDSRGVKAAFDLLIELGAVQDRSSGERGGARRGDDDRGPRLTDLGREIARLPIDPRFARMLLEARGSGVLRDLMAIVAGMSIQDVRERPEERREEADRLHARFTDPTSDFLTLLNLWNHLQEQQAALGSSAFRRLCRAEHLNYVRVREWFDVHRQLSSLLRAEGRERAGERRDAAQDATGTADPDAIHKAVLSGLLSHLGILDERGRSPDAKAGRSAPKGRAPAAEYLGARGARFAIFPGSGLRKKSPNAVMAAELVETSRLFARTVASIDPAWAEPLAGDLAKRSLSEPHWSKAAGAASVYEKVTLFGVEIVPRRRAQLARFDRPLARELFLRHALVEGEWDASALDKRLTAFERRNLELRRRLEKIEERERRRDILAGDEAVFAFYDARLPRDVFDVRSFETWWRDASNRTPKLLDMTEADLAGEVQRSDERDFPARWRQDDQVLSLAYRFEPGAPDDGVTAVVPLALLAQLRADGFDWQVPGMRDELIAGLIRSLPKAIRRHVVPAADWAAKFAEELDGQGPESHNGLPPATLRDALATRIQRIANQPVTSGDFDLERVPGHLLVSFRAVDERGRTVGSDRDLPALQDRLAGRARTAVSRSLSGPRSSTGPRTDETRRSGPADLMGSSVAPRSAGSATGEGPGRASFAEQSGLTEWTFGDLPEVVDTRVAGGVVRGYPAIVDEGATVALRIEATPEAAERATRAGVRRLVLLAVASPSAYVLDHLTSAEKLALAASPYPSAKALIEDARVAVADAVIARTAPSGVVRTRTAFDGVRDAVSGAVVDDLFQTVSLVARILTAARDVERAVRDQNSLTLLAALNDVKSQVAGLVFPGFVSRTGMARLAHLPRYLRGALDRVRTLSDNPGRDRQRLTEYERAAGAYAEAGGGIPPSADAPAALLHARWLLEEYRVSLFAQSLGTAEPVSLQRIQKALREG; encoded by the coding sequence ATGCCCGCGCCACAGCCCGTGATCGCCTTTCCGCCGGAGCTGCCCGTCAGCGCCGCCCGGGAGGAGATCGCGCGCGCCATCCGGGACCACCAGGTGGTCATCGTCGCCGGGGCGACCGGTTCGGGCAAGACGACGCAGCTTCCCAAGATCTGCCTGGAGCTCGGTCGCACGAAGATCGCGCACACGCAGCCCCGCCGCATCGCTGCGCGGTCGATCGCGGAGCGCATCGCCGAAGAGCTGCAGGTGCCGCTCGGCACGACGGTCGGCTACAAGGTGCGGTTCACCGACAAGGTGTCGGCAGATACGAGCATCGCGCTCCTGACCGACGGCATCCTGCTGAACGAGATCCACCGCGACCGGCTGCTGCGCCGCTACGACACGATCATCGTCGACGAGGCGCACGAGCGGTCGCTCAACGTCGACTTCCTGCTCGGGTACCTCAAGCGCATCCTGCCGAAGCGGCCCGATCTCAAGGTCATCATCACCTCGGCCACGATCGACCCTGAGAGCTTCGCGAAGCACTTCGGCCCCTCTGCGAAGCCGGGGACCGAGGTCGAGCCGGCCCCGATCGTCGAGGTCTCGGGCCGCACCTATCCCGTCGAGATCCGGTACCGGGCGTCGGAGTCGGAATCCGTCGAAGGGCAGACCGACGACGTCGACGGCATCACCGCCGCGCTCCGCGAGCTCGATCGCGAGCCGGCGGGCGATGTGCTGGTGTTCCTCCCCGGCGAGGCCGAGATCCGCGACGCGATGGATGCCGTGCGCGGCATGTACGCGAAGGATGCCGCGCCGACGGAGGTCCTGCCGCTCTACGGGCGGCTCAGCGCGGCCGAGCAGCACCGCGTCTTCGAGCGATCCGCCGTCGCGGGCGTGCGCCGCAGGGTCATTCTCGCGACGAACGTCGCCGAGACGAGCCTGACGGTGCCGGGCATCCGGTACGTCGTCGACACCGGCACGGCGCGCATCTCGCGGTACAGCAACCGCAGCAAGATCCAGCGGCTTCCGATCGAGGCGATCTCGCAGGCGTCGGCCCAGCAGCGCTCCGGGCGCGCGGGCCGCACGGCGCCCGGCGTCGCGATCCGCCTCTACTCGGAGGAGGACTTCGAGCGCCGCGACGAGTTCACCGAACCCGAGATCCTGCGCACCAGCCTCGCGTCCGTCATCCTGCAGATGCTGTCGCTCGGCTTCGGCGACATCTCGTCGTTCCCGTTCCTCACTCCCCCGGACTCCCGCGGCGTCAAGGCCGCCTTCGACCTCCTCATCGAGCTCGGCGCCGTGCAGGATCGATCCTCCGGCGAGCGCGGCGGAGCGAGACGCGGAGACGACGATCGCGGCCCGAGACTGACGGACCTCGGACGCGAGATCGCGCGGCTCCCGATCGACCCCCGGTTCGCGCGCATGCTGCTCGAGGCCCGCGGCAGCGGCGTGCTCCGCGACCTCATGGCGATCGTCGCGGGCATGTCGATCCAGGACGTCCGGGAGCGCCCCGAGGAGCGCCGCGAGGAGGCCGACCGCCTGCATGCGCGCTTCACGGATCCGACGAGCGACTTCCTGACGCTGCTCAACCTCTGGAACCACCTGCAGGAGCAGCAGGCCGCGCTCGGGTCGAGCGCCTTCCGCCGGCTCTGCCGGGCGGAGCACCTGAACTACGTGCGCGTGCGGGAGTGGTTCGACGTCCACCGTCAGCTGAGCTCGCTTCTACGAGCCGAGGGCCGCGAGCGCGCCGGCGAGCGACGGGATGCGGCGCAGGACGCGACGGGCACGGCCGATCCCGATGCGATCCACAAGGCCGTCCTGTCGGGCCTGCTCTCGCACCTCGGCATCCTCGACGAGCGCGGCCGGAGCCCCGACGCGAAGGCGGGGCGGTCGGCACCGAAGGGCCGCGCCCCCGCTGCGGAGTACCTCGGCGCGCGGGGCGCCCGGTTCGCGATCTTCCCCGGCTCGGGCCTGCGCAAGAAGTCGCCGAACGCCGTCATGGCGGCCGAGCTCGTCGAGACCTCCCGGCTGTTCGCCCGGACGGTCGCATCGATCGATCCAGCGTGGGCCGAGCCGCTCGCGGGCGACCTCGCCAAGCGCTCCCTGAGCGAACCGCACTGGTCGAAGGCCGCGGGCGCGGCATCCGTCTACGAGAAGGTGACGCTCTTCGGGGTCGAGATCGTGCCTCGGCGACGCGCCCAGCTCGCACGCTTCGACCGGCCGCTCGCGCGCGAGCTGTTCCTGCGACACGCGCTGGTCGAGGGCGAATGGGATGCCTCGGCCCTCGACAAGCGCCTGACGGCGTTCGAGCGGCGCAACCTCGAGCTGCGCCGGCGTCTCGAGAAGATCGAGGAGCGCGAGCGCCGCCGCGACATCCTCGCCGGCGACGAGGCCGTCTTCGCGTTCTACGACGCCCGCCTTCCGCGCGATGTCTTCGACGTGCGGTCGTTCGAGACGTGGTGGCGGGATGCCTCGAACCGCACGCCGAAGCTTCTCGACATGACCGAGGCCGATCTCGCCGGTGAGGTGCAGCGCAGCGACGAGCGCGACTTCCCGGCCCGATGGCGCCAGGACGACCAGGTGCTGTCGCTCGCCTACCGGTTCGAGCCCGGTGCACCCGACGACGGCGTGACCGCCGTCGTACCGCTCGCCCTCCTCGCCCAGCTGCGCGCCGACGGCTTCGACTGGCAGGTGCCCGGGATGCGCGACGAGCTCATCGCGGGGCTCATCCGGTCGCTTCCCAAGGCGATCCGGCGCCACGTCGTCCCCGCGGCCGACTGGGCGGCGAAGTTCGCAGAGGAGCTGGACGGCCAGGGCCCGGAATCGCACAACGGCCTGCCGCCGGCGACCCTCCGCGATGCCCTCGCCACGCGCATCCAGCGCATCGCGAACCAGCCCGTGACGTCGGGCGACTTCGATCTGGAGCGGGTGCCCGGGCACCTGCTCGTGTCGTTCCGGGCGGTCGACGAACGCGGCCGCACGGTCGGCTCGGACCGCGACCTTCCCGCCCTGCAGGACCGCCTCGCCGGCCGCGCCCGCACGGCGGTCAGCCGCTCCCTCAGCGGCCCGCGGTCATCGACCGGGCCGCGCACCGACGAGACGAGACGATCCGGGCCGGCCGATCTCATGGGCTCGAGCGTCGCGCCTCGCTCGGCTGGCTCAGCGACCGGGGAAGGGCCCGGTCGTGCGTCGTTCGCCGAGCAGTCCGGCCTCACCGAGTGGACCTTCGGCGATCTCCCCGAGGTCGTCGACACGCGGGTCGCCGGGGGCGTCGTCCGCGGCTACCCCGCCATCGTCGACGAGGGCGCGACGGTCGCCCTGCGGATCGAGGCGACGCCCGAAGCGGCCGAACGCGCCACGCGAGCCGGCGTGCGCCGTCTCGTGCTGCTCGCCGTCGCATCGCCCTCGGCGTACGTGCTCGACCACCTCACGTCCGCCGAGAAGCTCGCACTCGCGGCATCCCCCTATCCGTCCGCGAAGGCGCTCATCGAAGACGCCCGCGTTGCGGTGGCGGATGCCGTCATCGCACGCACCGCGCCCTCCGGCGTCGTGCGCACGCGGACCGCGTTCGACGGCGTCCGCGACGCCGTCTCGGGTGCCGTCGTGGACGATCTCTTCCAGACCGTGTCGCTCGTCGCCCGCATCCTGACCGCGGCGCGCGACGTCGAGCGGGCCGTGCGCGACCAGAACTCGCTGACGCTCCTCGCCGCGCTCAACGACGTCAAGTCGCAGGTCGCGGGGCTCGTCTTCCCGGGCTTCGTCTCACGGACGGGCATGGCGCGTCTCGCCCATCTGCCGCGATATCTCCGTGGGGCGCTCGACCGGGTCCGGACCCTCTCCGACAACCCCGGCCGCGACCGGCAGCGGCTGACCGAGTACGAGAGGGCGGCGGGGGCCTATGCCGAGGCCGGCGGCGGCATCCCGCCCTCGGCCGACGCCCCCGCAGCGCTCTTGCACGCGCGCTGGCTGCTCGAGGAGTACCGCGTGAGCCTCTTCGCCCAGTCGCTCGGCACCGCCGAGCCCGTCTCGCTGCAGCGCATCCAGAAGGCTCTCCGCGAAGGCTGA
- a CDS encoding MerR family transcriptional regulator, with translation MYTIGEFASFGRVSVRMLRHYDAIGLLKPARVDPYSGYRYYEPEQFAALGRIVGLRDLGIGLEQIRGVVDGSTDAAAHRALLHRRRAELEAQIAADRARISRLDERLHHLEGGAVMSTDVELKSIPSVTVFEGRADAPGFGPENASPVVGPLFDRVAGALEAAGIPLRDPAYALYEAVDDEDGPIVVRAGFPADPGDVDPEGLERVELPPVELAASLVHHGVMARIGDSWMHLMRWIEESGYSPSGIGREVYLVSGMLPEEEWVTELQQPVTKL, from the coding sequence ATGTACACCATCGGAGAGTTCGCCTCATTCGGGCGCGTGAGCGTGCGGATGCTGCGGCACTACGACGCGATCGGGCTTCTGAAGCCCGCCCGCGTCGACCCGTACTCGGGTTATCGGTACTACGAACCGGAGCAGTTCGCGGCGCTCGGCCGCATCGTCGGACTCCGCGACCTCGGGATCGGCCTCGAGCAGATCCGCGGGGTCGTGGACGGGTCCACGGATGCCGCCGCCCATCGCGCCCTGCTGCACCGGCGTCGCGCCGAGCTCGAGGCGCAGATCGCGGCGGATCGAGCCCGGATCTCCCGGCTCGACGAACGACTCCACCACCTGGAAGGAGGCGCGGTCATGTCGACCGACGTCGAACTGAAGTCCATCCCGTCCGTCACCGTCTTCGAGGGTCGCGCCGATGCGCCCGGCTTCGGCCCGGAGAACGCGTCGCCGGTCGTCGGCCCCCTGTTCGATCGAGTCGCGGGGGCACTCGAGGCCGCGGGCATCCCCCTGCGGGATCCGGCGTACGCGCTCTACGAGGCGGTCGACGACGAAGACGGGCCCATCGTCGTGCGGGCGGGCTTCCCGGCCGACCCCGGCGATGTCGACCCCGAGGGCCTGGAGCGTGTCGAGCTCCCGCCCGTGGAGCTCGCGGCGAGCCTCGTGCACCACGGTGTGATGGCGCGCATCGGGGATTCGTGGATGCACCTCATGCGCTGGATCGAAGAGTCGGGCTACAGCCCGTCCGGCATCGGGCGAGAGGTCTATCTCGTGTCGGGGATGCTGCCCGAGGAGGAGTGGGTCACCGAGCTGCAGCAGCCGGTCACGAAGCTCTGA
- a CDS encoding aldo/keto reductase, with product MTIPTVKLNDGNDIPQLGYGVFRVPPADTERAVSEALEVGYRHIDTAAIYGNEEGVGAAIASSGLSRDDLFITTKLWNDRHDGEEPHAAIRESLDKLRLDKVDLYLVHWPTPAADNYLHAWEKMIEIRDAGLTRSIGVSNHLVPHLEKLVQATGVVPAVDQIELHPAYQQGEVTDWAAANDVRIEAWGPLGQGKYDLFGASAVAEAASEHDKTPAQVVLRWHIQHGFIVFPKSVRRERLEENLDVFDFELTDAEVSAIDAMDTGDGSGRVSAHPDEVN from the coding sequence ATGACGATCCCCACCGTGAAGCTCAACGACGGCAACGACATCCCGCAGCTCGGCTACGGCGTCTTCCGCGTTCCCCCGGCAGACACCGAAAGGGCCGTGAGCGAGGCCCTCGAGGTCGGCTATCGCCACATCGACACCGCCGCCATCTACGGCAACGAAGAGGGCGTCGGCGCCGCGATCGCATCGAGCGGTCTCTCCCGCGACGACCTCTTCATCACGACGAAGCTCTGGAACGACCGCCACGACGGCGAGGAGCCGCATGCGGCGATCCGCGAGAGCCTCGACAAGCTCCGCCTCGACAAGGTCGACCTCTACCTCGTGCACTGGCCCACGCCCGCGGCCGACAACTACCTGCACGCGTGGGAGAAGATGATCGAGATCCGGGATGCCGGGCTCACGCGCTCGATCGGCGTCTCGAACCACCTCGTGCCGCACCTCGAGAAGCTCGTCCAGGCGACGGGCGTCGTGCCGGCGGTCGATCAGATCGAGCTCCACCCCGCCTACCAGCAGGGCGAAGTGACGGACTGGGCCGCCGCGAACGACGTCAGGATCGAGGCGTGGGGCCCGCTCGGCCAGGGCAAGTACGACCTCTTCGGAGCCTCCGCTGTCGCCGAGGCAGCGTCCGAGCACGACAAGACGCCGGCTCAGGTCGTGCTGCGCTGGCACATCCAGCACGGCTTCATCGTCTTCCCGAAGTCGGTGCGTCGCGAGCGCCTCGAAGAGAACCTCGACGTGTTCGACTTCGAGCTGACGGATGCCGAGGTCTCGGCGATCGACGCGATGGACACCGGCGACGGCTCGGGCCGCGTCAGCGCCCACCCCGATGAGGTCAACTGA
- a CDS encoding DUF255 domain-containing protein yields MNERLAASASPYLRLHAGNPVAWYPWGEEAFAEARRRDVPVFVSIGYSTCHWCHVMARESFENAALAERLNDRFVAIKVDREEHPEVDAAYMAAAGAFTQNLGWPLSVFTTPDGGPFYAGTYFPPEPRAGMPSFGQVLDAVHEAWTDRREAAEGTAGAIAEALADVRGTVAEGSEPPDASAVVAAARALAEREDPEYGGFWGGDPRAPKFPVATALRFLQSRLVRQRDAEASVVADRALAAMAASELRDPVEGGFFRYATRRDWTVPHYERMLTDSAQLLDVAVDAGDVETARGIVAFLRDVLQQPSGGFGAAQDSESWIDGARSEGGYYARDAAARRELEPPAVDGKVVTGWNGLAIGALARAGVRLGEAEWIEAARWAADAVLTTNVAPDGRLVRASLDEIPSRAPATIADHGQLAEGLVSLAVATGEPAYAVRARTLVEACVAEDGSLQAPAGIDPVLAARGVVAPDASSDGDEPSGVAAIAGAAAALWLLGGGEDDRALAERLVAAHAGAALAQPLAHSSLLRVAGLLATPPRQVVVVGEPSDPLAEAACRLDADVVAVVTPAQAAAFADAGFGLFADKTQRDGLATAYDCRDFACRLPVTDPADLVP; encoded by the coding sequence ATGAACGAGCGTCTGGCCGCCTCTGCGAGCCCCTACCTCCGCCTCCACGCCGGAAATCCCGTCGCGTGGTACCCGTGGGGCGAAGAGGCCTTCGCGGAGGCGCGCCGGCGCGACGTGCCGGTCTTCGTCTCGATCGGCTACTCCACATGCCATTGGTGCCATGTCATGGCGCGGGAGTCGTTCGAGAACGCTGCGCTGGCCGAGCGGCTCAACGACCGCTTCGTCGCCATCAAGGTCGACCGCGAGGAGCACCCCGAGGTCGACGCCGCCTACATGGCGGCCGCCGGCGCGTTCACGCAGAACCTGGGCTGGCCGCTGAGCGTCTTCACGACGCCGGACGGCGGTCCGTTCTATGCGGGCACTTACTTCCCGCCCGAGCCCCGCGCCGGCATGCCGTCGTTCGGACAGGTCCTGGACGCGGTTCACGAAGCGTGGACCGACCGCCGCGAGGCGGCCGAGGGTACCGCCGGTGCGATCGCCGAGGCCCTGGCCGACGTGCGCGGGACCGTGGCGGAGGGGAGCGAGCCGCCGGATGCCTCCGCCGTCGTGGCCGCCGCGCGTGCCCTCGCCGAGCGAGAGGATCCCGAGTACGGCGGCTTCTGGGGCGGCGATCCCCGGGCTCCGAAGTTCCCGGTCGCGACGGCCCTGCGGTTCCTGCAGTCGCGGCTCGTGCGGCAGCGGGATGCCGAGGCATCCGTCGTCGCCGACCGCGCTCTCGCGGCCATGGCCGCCTCGGAGCTGCGCGATCCCGTCGAGGGCGGGTTCTTCCGCTACGCCACGCGGCGGGACTGGACCGTGCCGCACTACGAGCGGATGCTCACCGACAGTGCGCAGCTGCTCGACGTCGCGGTCGACGCCGGCGATGTCGAGACGGCGCGCGGCATCGTCGCGTTCCTGCGGGACGTCTTGCAGCAGCCGTCGGGCGGGTTCGGCGCCGCTCAGGACTCGGAGTCGTGGATCGACGGCGCTCGGAGCGAGGGCGGGTATTACGCACGGGATGCCGCGGCACGCCGCGAACTCGAGCCGCCGGCGGTGGACGGCAAGGTCGTGACGGGGTGGAACGGGCTCGCGATCGGCGCCCTGGCCCGTGCGGGGGTGCGCCTCGGCGAGGCCGAGTGGATCGAGGCCGCGCGCTGGGCGGCCGACGCCGTGCTCACCACGAACGTCGCGCCGGACGGCCGGCTCGTGCGCGCCTCGCTCGACGAGATCCCCTCGCGCGCACCGGCGACGATCGCCGATCACGGACAGCTCGCCGAGGGTCTCGTGTCGCTCGCGGTCGCGACGGGCGAGCCCGCCTATGCCGTTCGCGCGCGAACGCTGGTCGAGGCGTGCGTCGCCGAGGACGGGTCATTGCAAGCTCCCGCGGGCATCGACCCCGTGCTGGCCGCACGAGGAGTGGTGGCGCCGGATGCCTCCTCCGACGGCGACGAGCCCTCCGGCGTCGCGGCGATCGCCGGGGCCGCAGCCGCACTATGGCTGCTCGGAGGGGGAGAGGACGACCGTGCTCTCGCCGAGCGTCTCGTGGCCGCGCACGCCGGGGCGGCCCTTGCACAGCCGCTCGCGCACAGCTCGCTGCTGCGCGTGGCGGGGCTGCTCGCGACGCCTCCGCGACAGGTCGTCGTGGTGGGAGAGCCGTCGGACCCGCTCGCCGAAGCCGCGTGCAGGCTCGACGCCGACGTGGTGGCCGTCGTGACGCCCGCCCAGGCGGCGGCCTTCGCCGATGCCGGGTTCGGACTCTTCGCCGACAAGACGCAGCGCGACGGCCTCGCGACGGCCTACGACTGCCGGGATTTCGCCTGCCGCCTGCCCGTGACCGATCCCGCGGACCTCGTGCCCTGA
- a CDS encoding glutamyl-tRNA reductase — translation MLFCLTANHRNTEFDVLDRISRAADSTGADVVAAHDFVRGAVVLATCNRFETYLELDDPVTGGVALAREAVLEAVAESTGTDAAALRDSAVVLSGDDVVRHLFAVSSGLESMVVGEEEISGQVQRSLRAAREAGTSSTELEQAFQRAARATREVRAKADLAAAGRSLARLALDLADSRVTDWATLPVLLVGTGRYAATTIAALQARGAGNVRVYSATGRADSFASKYGVRAEHDLRDAIAAADIVITSTARYTVGPADIPDDRPRLVIDLGLPRNVEPAVGELPGIDLLDLELIGRHAALAELGAGAHAVVGSAVATFNAERAAAPAIVAWRTHIQSVLDAELARLRPDDARAASALRHLAGVLSHGPTTRAREFAAAGRLDEFERALETVFGVEVASALSIVDAERAAG, via the coding sequence ATGTTGTTCTGCCTGACGGCGAACCACCGGAACACCGAGTTCGACGTCCTCGATCGCATCTCGAGGGCCGCGGACTCCACCGGAGCCGACGTAGTCGCCGCACACGATTTCGTGCGCGGCGCCGTTGTGCTGGCCACGTGCAACCGCTTCGAGACGTATCTCGAGCTCGACGACCCGGTCACGGGCGGGGTCGCGCTCGCGCGCGAGGCGGTGCTCGAGGCGGTCGCCGAGTCGACGGGGACGGATGCCGCGGCCCTCCGCGACTCGGCCGTCGTGCTCAGCGGCGACGACGTCGTGCGCCACCTGTTCGCCGTCAGCTCGGGCCTCGAGTCCATGGTCGTCGGCGAGGAGGAGATCAGCGGCCAGGTGCAGCGCTCGCTCCGCGCCGCCCGCGAGGCCGGCACGAGCAGCACCGAGCTCGAGCAGGCCTTTCAGCGCGCCGCGCGCGCGACGCGGGAGGTGCGCGCCAAAGCAGACCTCGCCGCCGCCGGGCGGTCGCTCGCCCGCCTCGCGCTCGACCTCGCCGATTCGCGGGTGACCGATTGGGCGACGCTCCCGGTGCTCCTCGTCGGCACCGGGCGCTACGCAGCGACGACCATCGCCGCGCTCCAGGCGCGGGGCGCGGGCAACGTCCGCGTGTACTCCGCGACCGGCCGTGCCGACTCCTTCGCCAGCAAGTACGGCGTCCGCGCCGAGCACGACCTCCGCGATGCCATCGCCGCGGCCGACATCGTCATCACCTCGACCGCCCGGTACACGGTCGGACCCGCCGACATCCCCGACGACCGGCCGCGGCTGGTGATCGACCTCGGACTCCCCCGCAACGTCGAGCCCGCCGTCGGAGAGCTCCCCGGTATCGACCTGCTCGATCTCGAGCTGATCGGCCGGCACGCGGCCCTCGCCGAGCTCGGCGCCGGCGCCCACGCGGTCGTCGGCTCGGCCGTCGCGACCTTCAACGCCGAGCGCGCCGCGGCCCCCGCGATCGTCGCGTGGCGCACGCACATCCAGTCGGTTCTGGATGCCGAGCTCGCGCGGCTTCGTCCCGACGACGCCCGCGCCGCCTCGGCGCTGCGCCACCTGGCCGGTGTGCTCTCGCACGGACCCACCACGCGGGCGCGCGAGTTCGCCGCGGCCGGCCGTCTCGACGAGTTCGAGCGGGCGCTCGAGACGGTGTTCGGGGTCGAGGTCGCCTCGGCCCTGTCGATCGTCGACGCCGAGCGCGCCGCCGGCTGA